The proteins below are encoded in one region of Limnochorda pilosa:
- a CDS encoding protein arginine kinase, producing MSLDEVLNHPVAQWMAGEAPANDIVVGTRVRLARNLEGIPFPGVATQEQMLGVVAQVRRAVEPLSSQAGAPDRGAGSLGFYSMDELSPLVKELLVERHLISPQHGKSGAGHALALRDDERVSIMVNEEDHLRIQVLLPGMQPEEAWRLADRVDDALDGRLQFAFSDRMGYLTAWPTNVGTGLRASLMLHLPALSATEQVRQLVGAVAQLGLTVRGLYGEGSEASGNLFQLSNQVSLGRSEEEITTHLANVGRQVIQQERQAREHLLSHRRVELEDGIYRSLGIVTHARSLSTKEALRLLSDVRLGIDLGLISGIPATILQELVVRIRPAHLQRLVGRELAPPERDVQRATLIRERFRVQR from the coding sequence GTGTCGCTGGACGAGGTGCTGAACCACCCCGTCGCACAGTGGATGGCCGGTGAGGCTCCAGCGAACGACATCGTGGTGGGGACCCGGGTGCGCCTGGCGCGCAACCTGGAAGGGATCCCATTCCCTGGCGTCGCCACCCAGGAGCAGATGCTGGGTGTGGTCGCCCAGGTGCGCCGCGCGGTGGAGCCCCTCTCCAGCCAGGCGGGTGCCCCGGACCGCGGGGCGGGCTCGTTGGGATTCTACTCCATGGACGAGCTGAGCCCCCTGGTCAAGGAGCTGCTGGTGGAACGGCACCTGATCAGCCCGCAGCACGGCAAGAGCGGGGCGGGCCATGCCCTGGCCTTGAGGGACGACGAGCGGGTGAGCATCATGGTGAACGAGGAGGATCACCTTCGCATCCAGGTGCTCCTGCCGGGCATGCAGCCGGAGGAGGCCTGGCGCCTGGCGGACCGGGTCGACGACGCCCTGGACGGTCGCTTGCAGTTCGCGTTCTCGGACCGGATGGGGTACCTCACCGCCTGGCCCACCAACGTGGGAACAGGGCTGAGGGCGTCGCTCATGCTCCACCTGCCCGCCCTGTCGGCCACCGAGCAGGTCCGGCAGCTGGTGGGTGCCGTGGCCCAGCTGGGGCTCACGGTACGGGGGCTCTACGGCGAAGGGAGCGAAGCGTCGGGCAACCTCTTTCAGCTCTCGAACCAGGTGAGCCTGGGCCGATCAGAGGAGGAGATCACCACCCACCTGGCCAACGTGGGTCGCCAGGTCATCCAGCAGGAGCGCCAGGCCCGCGAGCACCTGTTGAGCCACCGTAGGGTGGAGCTGGAGGACGGTATCTACCGATCGCTGGGGATCGTGACCCATGCCCGATCCCTCTCGACGAAGGAGGCGCTTCGGCTCCTGTCGGACGTGCGGCTGGGGATCGACCTGGGCTTGATCAGCGGCATCCCCGCGACCATCCTGCAGGAGCTGGTGGTGCGGATCCGCCCGGCTCACCTGCAACGCCTGGTGGGCCGGGAGCTGGCGCCCCCGGAGCGCGACGTGCAGCGGGCGACATTGATCCGCGAACGGTTCAGGGTTCAGCGTTAG